Proteins from one Chromatiales bacterium genomic window:
- a CDS encoding hydroxymethylglutaryl-CoA synthase, producing the protein MAGLSGMVVYLPPCRVDLHKWCEWTGSDWEKIRQVVGTGFRMLAPAQSVYTMAANACLRLIDSYEVDPARVRYLALGTESSTDNSAGAIIVKGMVDAVLRSRGAPALARNCEVPEFKHACLGGIYALRGALRFLQSDGSDGVAIVVCTDKALYGRGSTGEPTQGAGAVAMLLESRPRLASIDLRLAGTASEYRGIDFRKPLTARAGSGGEAASLDIPVYNGRYSTNCYIDEIHRALDDLYSRSSLSPAAHLRSLEAVFMHRPYQRMPETGLGLAYLFALAGGDSADRDELARYSRGAGLAVEEVIAEMHAEPELNQLAVQARIHEEVFPLSMTVLKAFRQSEAFSQQVLGKMTLGSEWMREVGNLYTGALPAWLAAGFADARQRGIELAGKELLAIGYGSGDAADAIPLKVVDGWRDAAARIGIETALEPAIDLSADQYLALREGRQPKDLQIGYAGEFIIDHIGARSDRSFQDLGVEYYRYQP; encoded by the coding sequence ATTGCCGGGCTGAGCGGTATGGTCGTGTACCTGCCGCCCTGCCGGGTCGATCTGCACAAGTGGTGTGAATGGACCGGATCAGACTGGGAGAAGATCCGCCAGGTCGTGGGTACGGGCTTCCGCATGCTTGCTCCCGCGCAAAGCGTCTACACGATGGCGGCCAATGCCTGTCTGCGACTGATCGACAGCTACGAGGTCGATCCGGCCAGAGTCCGTTACCTGGCCCTGGGGACTGAATCCAGCACCGATAACTCGGCGGGTGCGATCATCGTCAAGGGCATGGTCGATGCGGTGCTGCGTTCGCGCGGCGCTCCGGCGCTGGCACGCAACTGTGAGGTGCCCGAGTTCAAGCACGCCTGTCTCGGCGGCATCTATGCGCTGCGCGGCGCACTGCGCTTTCTGCAATCTGACGGGAGCGATGGCGTGGCCATCGTGGTCTGTACCGACAAGGCCCTGTATGGACGTGGCAGTACCGGCGAGCCGACGCAGGGCGCCGGCGCCGTGGCGATGTTGCTTGAGAGCAGGCCAAGACTCGCCAGCATCGATCTGCGTCTGGCCGGCACGGCTTCGGAATACCGTGGCATCGATTTTCGCAAGCCCTTGACTGCCCGTGCCGGCAGCGGCGGCGAGGCAGCTTCGCTCGATATCCCGGTTTACAACGGGCGCTACTCCACCAACTGCTATATCGACGAAATACACCGCGCGCTGGACGACCTTTATTCCCGGTCTTCACTGTCGCCCGCCGCGCATCTGCGCAGCCTTGAAGCGGTATTCATGCACCGGCCCTATCAGCGCATGCCGGAAACCGGCCTGGGCCTCGCATACCTGTTCGCACTTGCCGGCGGTGACTCCGCGGACCGTGATGAACTTGCGCGCTACAGTCGCGGTGCCGGGCTTGCGGTCGAGGAGGTCATTGCCGAAATGCATGCCGAGCCCGAGCTGAACCAGCTGGCCGTTCAGGCGCGCATCCACGAAGAAGTTTTTCCGCTCAGCATGACGGTGCTGAAGGCGTTCCGGCAAAGTGAAGCGTTCAGCCAGCAGGTACTCGGGAAGATGACGCTCGGTTCCGAATGGATGCGGGAAGTGGGCAACCTGTACACGGGCGCATTGCCGGCATGGCTGGCGGCCGGATTTGCCGATGCCCGGCAGCGCGGAATCGAGCTGGCCGGCAAAGAGCTGCTTGCGATCGGCTATGGCAGCGGCGATGCGGCTGATGCGATCCCGCTGAAGGTTGTCGATGGATGGCGGGATGCGGCCGCACGGATAGGCATCGAAACTGCCCTTGAGCCGGCCATAGACCTTTCGGCTGACCAGTATCTCGCGCTGCGCGAAGGCCGGCAGCCGAAAGATCTGCAGATCGGCTACGCCGGCGAATTCATCATCGACCATATCGGCGCGCGCTCGGACCGCAGCTTTCAGGATCTCGGTGTCGAGTATTACCGCTATCAGCCCTGA